Proteins encoded by one window of Candidatus Stoquefichus sp. SB1:
- a CDS encoding MFS transporter, with product MNKQKSEKLWTKNFIIIIIINFFVFLNHLMILSTFPFFISYLGYSDSMSGACAAIFSLIAVLSRPFIGWMLDNGKRKQILLVGLCGMVLMPMGYIFIYTTLVSIGLVILLRMAHGCSLACSNTSTSTIATDIIPKSRFSEGMGMFGMATALATACAPTIGETLMNISFELLFVVATVIMVISLVLFSLLKTPKIEITKKPLKVKNLIDKNALPASFVVLIFLLTYGSLENYILKFASEEAAITISGGLYFTVMAIMLLLTRIFIGKVADQKGEAIFVYSCNAFMLVALILLAFIPNNITFLLSAVLSGYAFGGLEPSLQAMAVSIAPLERRGAANSTFLCAYDIGIGIGGGIAGVLIDILGYHYMFGILSIANIISIIAYIIFGKNHPSSLTLRIKQQNQESI from the coding sequence ATGAATAAACAAAAAAGCGAAAAATTATGGACAAAGAATTTTATTATTATCATCATTATTAATTTCTTTGTATTTTTAAATCACTTGATGATTTTATCAACTTTTCCATTTTTTATTTCATATCTCGGTTATTCCGATAGTATGTCAGGAGCTTGTGCAGCAATTTTTTCACTAATTGCAGTTCTCTCAAGACCATTTATTGGATGGATGTTGGATAATGGAAAAAGAAAACAGATATTATTAGTGGGATTATGTGGTATGGTTCTGATGCCTATGGGCTATATCTTTATTTACACGACCTTAGTATCTATTGGACTGGTTATTTTGCTGAGGATGGCCCATGGCTGCTCATTGGCATGTTCAAACACATCAACTTCAACAATAGCAACAGATATTATTCCAAAGTCGAGATTTTCTGAAGGAATGGGTATGTTTGGGATGGCAACAGCTTTAGCTACAGCATGTGCACCAACTATTGGAGAAACTCTTATGAATATCAGTTTTGAACTTTTGTTTGTTGTTGCAACTGTTATTATGGTGATTTCATTAGTTCTTTTTTCATTATTAAAAACACCAAAGATAGAAATTACAAAAAAACCATTAAAAGTAAAAAACTTAATTGATAAAAATGCACTACCAGCATCATTTGTTGTTCTTATTTTTCTTTTGACTTATGGGTCGTTAGAGAATTATATTTTAAAATTTGCTTCTGAAGAAGCTGCAATAACAATTTCAGGAGGACTTTATTTCACAGTGATGGCGATTATGTTACTTTTGACAAGAATTTTTATTGGAAAAGTAGCTGATCAAAAGGGAGAAGCTATTTTCGTATATAGTTGTAATGCCTTTATGCTGGTGGCTCTCATATTATTAGCTTTCATTCCAAACAATATAACATTCCTATTGTCTGCTGTTTTATCTGGCTATGCTTTTGGAGGATTAGAACCTTCTTTACAGGCTATGGCAGTCAGTATTGCTCCCCTTGAAAGAAGAGGTGCTGCTAATTCAACATTTCTTTGTGCTTATGATATAGGTATTGGTATTGGTGGTGGAATAGCAGGCGTACTTATAGATATTTTAGGATATCATTATATGTTTGGAATATTATCAATCGCAAATATTATTTCTATTATTGCTTATATTATTTTTGGTAAAAATCATCCATCATCATTAACATTAAGGATAAAACAACAAAATCAAGAATCTATATAA
- the srtB gene encoding class B sortase, with protein MKERLRKIVLVVCVIVFVYSAVQLGIIFYDYYMIEKESTELVEEYVEQIEDNNPEHRTIHFDELLKTNKDVIGWLYIPDTKIDEPILKGKDNDTYLYTDIYKKSNKAGSIFIDEINKGDFSDDNTIIYGHNMKNGSRFHDLRYFIENDYFQKHPLIYIYLPDGTVNVYNVFASCVIKSTSDLYQKGIQYSKYIQSVLKQASVKGTVSDEEKPLIMLSTCYNGTDNRYVVYAQLKENVKESSVQ; from the coding sequence ATGAAAGAGAGATTAAGAAAGATTGTTCTTGTTGTTTGTGTCATTGTCTTTGTATATTCAGCAGTTCAGTTAGGAATAATTTTTTATGATTATTATATGATTGAAAAAGAGTCTACAGAATTGGTAGAGGAGTATGTTGAGCAGATAGAAGACAATAATCCAGAGCATCGTACGATTCATTTTGATGAACTTTTAAAAACTAATAAAGATGTCATTGGCTGGCTCTATATTCCAGATACAAAAATTGATGAACCTATTTTAAAAGGAAAAGATAATGATACATATCTATATACTGATATCTATAAAAAAAGTAATAAAGCTGGGTCAATCTTTATTGATGAAATTAATAAAGGTGATTTCAGTGATGATAATACAATTATCTATGGACATAATATGAAAAATGGTTCACGTTTTCATGATTTAAGATATTTTATAGAAAATGATTATTTCCAAAAGCATCCACTTATATATATTTATTTGCCTGATGGAACAGTCAATGTATATAATGTTTTTGCTTCATGTGTTATTAAATCAACAAGCGATTTATATCAAAAAGGAATTCAGTATTCAAAATATATTCAATCTGTTTTAAAACAGGCTTCTGTTAAAGGAACTGTTAGTGATGAAGAAAAACCACTTATTATGTTAAGTACATGTTATAATGGAACAGATAATCGTTATGTTGTTTATGCACAATTAAAAGAAAATGTAAAAGAGTCATCGGTTCAATAA
- a CDS encoding MarR family transcriptional regulator, translated as MLTKEFQSVYNLFKMNFYASMCANSTELTMQEAFSLDIIYMLGHPTILEYAKYMGISQPNATYKINQLIEKGYLIKEVSKEDKRSYRLQVTKKFLVFYRDNDRFIKKVLGDIENIFSPEEVQLLEKMLHTVRMHMTQGDKND; from the coding sequence ATGTTAACTAAAGAATTTCAATCGGTTTATAACCTCTTCAAAATGAATTTCTATGCCTCTATGTGTGCGAATTCAACTGAATTAACAATGCAAGAAGCATTTAGCCTAGATATTATTTATATGCTAGGACATCCAACTATTCTTGAATATGCTAAGTATATGGGAATTTCTCAACCCAATGCGACATATAAAATTAATCAACTTATTGAAAAAGGCTATCTTATTAAAGAAGTAAGTAAGGAAGACAAAAGATCTTATCGTTTACAAGTTACAAAAAAGTTCTTAGTATTTTATCGTGATAATGATCGTTTTATTAAAAAAGTTCTTGGTGATATCGAAAATATTTTTAGTCCTGAAGAAGTACAACTTCTCGAAAAAATGTTACATACAGTCAGAATGCATATGACACAAGGAGATAAAAATGATTAA
- a CDS encoding phosphatase PAP2 family protein, translating to METFYRTMLAYIRQFPLLEKTILLITKFFPLITFMIYPCVCLYLLWSGNPLLIETIWKPLAAFSVVTLFRKIVNRPRPYDAMNIQPLIGHKHGESFPSRHTVSAFIIALVCLPVNLYLGVFALIVASMMSLCRILAGVHYISDVLVSVIIALLFYFI from the coding sequence ATGGAAACGTTTTATAGAACAATGTTAGCTTATATTCGTCAATTTCCTTTATTGGAAAAAACGATTCTATTGATTACAAAATTTTTTCCATTAATAACCTTTATGATATATCCTTGTGTATGTTTATACTTATTATGGTCTGGGAATCCTTTACTTATAGAAACCATTTGGAAACCATTGGCTGCATTTAGTGTTGTCACTCTTTTTAGAAAAATCGTGAATCGTCCGCGACCATATGATGCAATGAATATTCAGCCTCTTATTGGTCATAAACATGGTGAATCATTCCCTAGTCGTCATACTGTGAGTGCTTTTATTATTGCATTAGTCTGTTTACCTGTTAATCTTTATCTTGGTGTTTTTGCATTGATTGTAGCAAGTATGATGAGTCTTTGTCGGATTTTAGCTGGTGTTCATTATATAAGTGACGTTTTGGTTTCTGTGATTATTGCTTTACTTTTTTATTTCATTTAA
- a CDS encoding MarR family transcriptional regulator produces the protein MYQELLNLFAEQLEKQDQLSKLTESHILHPYGYSDVHSIDYIGKNKDMNVTKLADCLKMTRGAASKIVKRLLQQELIEVYTKENNKKEKYYRLTKKGRKIYKEHEKRHQLWIKRDTQFFKRYSAIEIQYIKEFMKDYNQYLEEQIDEIGKM, from the coding sequence ATGTATCAGGAATTATTGAATTTATTTGCTGAACAGTTAGAAAAGCAAGATCAACTCTCTAAATTAACAGAGAGTCACATTTTACATCCATATGGATATTCAGATGTTCACAGCATTGATTATATTGGAAAAAACAAAGATATGAATGTTACTAAACTCGCAGATTGCTTAAAAATGACGAGAGGGGCAGCTAGTAAGATTGTTAAACGCTTATTGCAACAAGAACTTATTGAAGTCTATACAAAAGAGAACAATAAAAAGGAAAAATATTATCGCTTAACAAAAAAAGGTCGAAAAATCTATAAAGAACATGAAAAAAGGCATCAGTTATGGATTAAACGTGATACCCAATTCTTTAAAAGATACTCAGCTATAGAAATTCAATATATTAAAGAATTTATGAAAGACTATAATCAGTATCTAGAAGAACAAATTGATGAGATTGGAAAAATGTAA
- the ychF gene encoding redox-regulated ATPase YchF yields MALTAGIVGLPNVGKSTLFNAITNAQVEAANYPFATIDPNVGVVEVPDHRLDELTKIFKPKKTIPTTFEFTDIAGLVKGASRGEGLGNKFLANIRETDAICEVVRCFRDKDITHVDGDVDPIRDVETINLELIFADLETVDKRIGKIEKKAKSGDKESKAEMDVLAPIKEVLEAGKPVRTIDFSKEEIDIVKQYTLLTMKPLIYVANLGEEDLENPESNPYYVQLKNYAEKEGCDVVPICAKIESELVGLDKEEKDMFLTDLGIDESGLDKLIKEAYALLGLHTFFTVGADEVRAWTFKKGMLAPEMAGIIHTDFQKGFIKAETYSYDDLMKFGSEHALRDAGKIRQEGKQYVGQDGDIMFFKFNV; encoded by the coding sequence ATGGCATTAACAGCAGGTATTGTGGGGTTACCAAACGTAGGAAAATCAACATTATTTAATGCAATTACAAATGCACAAGTTGAAGCAGCGAATTATCCATTCGCAACGATTGATCCTAATGTAGGTGTGGTTGAAGTTCCAGATCATCGTTTAGATGAACTGACGAAAATTTTTAAACCTAAGAAAACAATTCCCACAACATTTGAATTTACAGATATTGCAGGGCTTGTCAAAGGGGCTAGTCGTGGTGAAGGTTTAGGTAATAAGTTTTTAGCGAATATTCGTGAAACAGATGCAATTTGTGAGGTTGTTCGTTGTTTTAGGGATAAAGATATTACCCATGTTGATGGTGATGTTGATCCAATAAGAGATGTTGAAACAATTAATTTAGAGTTGATTTTTGCTGATCTTGAAACAGTTGATAAGCGTATTGGAAAAATTGAAAAGAAAGCAAAATCAGGAGACAAAGAATCTAAAGCAGAAATGGATGTTTTAGCACCAATTAAAGAAGTATTAGAGGCTGGTAAACCAGTACGTACGATTGATTTTAGTAAAGAAGAAATCGATATTGTGAAACAATATACATTATTAACAATGAAGCCACTTATTTATGTTGCTAATCTAGGTGAAGAAGATTTAGAGAATCCTGAAAGTAATCCTTATTATGTTCAATTAAAGAATTATGCTGAAAAAGAAGGATGCGATGTTGTTCCTATTTGTGCTAAAATTGAAAGTGAATTAGTAGGATTAGATAAAGAAGAAAAAGATATGTTCTTAACAGATTTAGGAATTGATGAAAGTGGATTGGATAAGTTGATTAAAGAAGCTTATGCATTGCTTGGATTACATACTTTCTTTACTGTGGGAGCAGATGAAGTCCGTGCATGGACATTTAAAAAAGGAATGCTTGCTCCTGAAATGGCAGGTATTATTCATACAGATTTCCAAAAAGGATTTATTAAGGCTGAAACATATAGTTATGATGATTTAATGAAATTTGGTAGTGAACATGCTTTAAGAGATGCAGGAAAGATTCGTCAAGAAGGGAAACAATATGTAGGACAAGATGGTGACATTATGTTCTTCAAGTTTAATGTCTAA
- a CDS encoding LysR family transcriptional regulator: MEINYLREFVVLAETENFLEASDSLFISQSSLSKHIKVLENEMGYPLFDRTTRKVHLNEYGKILLGYAKQIASLQYQYTTALNNQSENIKHSITIGSIPVMAPYHITDEILKFKRENKSYYVNLIEGESAELKELLRHNKCELAFIRDEDENNDEFAKIAYEEDQLVAVLPAYHQLAQEKQISLTQLRFEDFLFLQPTSLLYNLCQQECQKAGFTPNIIYTGQRAENIIDLIEKGMGVSLLMKKPIEYLSSPKISLVDIYPKISTQIKIYYKKDVVLSQPARHFINSIQMHK, encoded by the coding sequence ATGGAAATAAATTACTTAAGAGAGTTTGTTGTTTTAGCTGAAACAGAAAATTTTTTAGAAGCTTCTGATTCTTTATTTATATCTCAATCTTCTTTATCTAAACATATAAAAGTTCTAGAAAATGAAATGGGTTATCCATTATTTGATCGAACAACACGCAAAGTTCACCTCAATGAATATGGTAAAATATTATTAGGATATGCAAAGCAAATCGCAAGTCTACAATATCAATATACAACCGCCTTAAACAATCAATCAGAAAATATTAAACATTCTATTACAATAGGCTCTATTCCAGTCATGGCCCCTTATCATATTACTGATGAGATACTTAAGTTTAAACGAGAAAATAAAAGTTATTATGTAAATCTTATTGAGGGTGAATCTGCTGAACTTAAAGAACTTTTAAGACATAATAAATGCGAACTCGCTTTTATACGTGATGAAGATGAAAATAACGATGAATTTGCAAAAATTGCTTATGAAGAGGATCAGCTGGTTGCTGTTTTACCAGCATATCATCAATTAGCACAAGAAAAACAAATTTCTTTAACACAACTTCGTTTTGAAGATTTTCTTTTTTTGCAGCCAACATCATTACTATATAATCTATGCCAACAAGAATGTCAAAAAGCTGGTTTCACACCAAATATTATTTATACTGGGCAAAGAGCAGAAAATATCATTGATCTTATAGAAAAAGGAATGGGCGTCTCATTACTTATGAAAAAACCAATTGAGTATCTCTCAAGCCCAAAAATTTCATTAGTTGATATTTATCCTAAAATATCAACTCAGATTAAAATCTACTACAAAAAAGATGTTGTTCTCTCACAACCTGCTAGACATTTTATTAATTCTATCCAAATGCATAAATAA
- a CDS encoding cyclase family protein, which translates to MFYDLTLKITPQLMKDANGNEKKSLVGHLGTHFDVMNKEFPLSYFHLPAIIFNVYNKEEIDCNDIDFNQIQEGMFVVFATGFIEKVGYGHKDYFSHHPQLSKALIEQLIQRKIAIIGIDSPGIRRGKEHTLMDQYCADHHVFVVENLCHLDIVLNQKSFQSCYINTYPVNYSDMTGLPCRVVAEL; encoded by the coding sequence ATGTTTTATGATTTAACTTTAAAAATAACACCACAATTGATGAAAGATGCTAATGGAAATGAAAAAAAGTCATTAGTAGGACATCTTGGAACACATTTTGATGTGATGAATAAAGAATTTCCGTTATCTTATTTTCATTTACCAGCAATTATTTTTAATGTTTACAATAAAGAAGAGATAGATTGTAATGATATTGATTTCAATCAAATACAAGAAGGAATGTTTGTAGTATTTGCAACTGGCTTTATTGAAAAAGTAGGTTATGGTCATAAAGATTATTTTTCTCACCATCCACAATTATCAAAGGCATTAATTGAACAGCTTATTCAAAGAAAAATTGCTATTATAGGAATTGATAGCCCTGGTATTCGAAGAGGGAAGGAACATACACTAATGGATCAATATTGTGCAGATCATCATGTTTTTGTGGTTGAAAATCTATGTCATCTTGATATAGTTCTAAATCAGAAAAGTTTTCAATCTTGTTATATCAATACATATCCAGTGAATTATAGTGATATGACAGGATTACCATGTCGTGTTGTTGCGGAGTTATAA
- a CDS encoding DegV family protein — protein MIKIITDSTADIDLDYAKELNIDIIPLKVIIDGKEYKDRIDLQPQQFYDLLASSEVLPTTSQPSPQEFLNLYEEAKKAGDSVIVMTLSSTISGTYQSANIAKDLAEYDDIYVIDSLATTQMLRLLVLKAVRLRDSGADVKDIVNILEDYKHKIRIVAFVDTLEYLYKGGRLSKTAATAGTLLKFKPIIGLREGNLEMFAKARGTQKATSKIIDLIHEDGEIDFDEPICIGYTGHDDGLDKFEQTLRDEFGFGEVLHGFVGPVIGTHAGPGARLIAYISK, from the coding sequence ATGATTAAAATAATTACAGATTCAACTGCTGATATTGATTTAGATTATGCCAAAGAATTAAATATTGATATTATTCCATTAAAAGTCATTATTGATGGGAAAGAATATAAAGATAGAATTGATTTACAGCCTCAACAGTTTTACGATTTATTAGCAAGTAGCGAAGTGTTACCAACAACTTCACAACCTTCACCTCAAGAATTTTTAAACCTTTATGAAGAAGCGAAAAAAGCTGGTGATAGTGTGATTGTGATGACTTTATCAAGTACAATCAGTGGAACTTATCAAAGTGCAAACATTGCTAAAGACTTAGCTGAATATGATGATATTTATGTTATTGATAGTTTAGCTACAACTCAAATGTTAAGATTACTTGTCTTAAAAGCTGTTCGTTTAAGAGACTCTGGTGCTGATGTTAAAGATATTGTCAATATCTTAGAAGATTATAAACACAAAATTAGAATTGTTGCTTTTGTAGATACTTTAGAATATTTATATAAAGGTGGACGTTTATCAAAAACAGCTGCAACAGCAGGAACTTTATTAAAGTTCAAACCTATTATTGGTTTAAGAGAAGGTAATCTTGAAATGTTTGCGAAAGCACGTGGAACTCAAAAAGCAACAAGTAAAATTATTGATTTGATTCATGAAGATGGTGAAATTGATTTTGATGAACCTATTTGTATTGGTTATACTGGTCATGATGATGGTTTAGACAAATTTGAACAAACGCTTCGTGATGAATTTGGCTTTGGTGAAGTTTTACATGGCTTTGTAGGTCCTGTTATTGGAACACACGCTGGACCTGGTGCACGTTTAATTGCTTATATAAGCAAATAA
- a CDS encoding recombinase family protein, whose product MKQRVWIYCRVLSHSHSYLLNYQEDKLFSFAKQKNMEIIGVTKETNSGNSFQRYPIIQLLPYIKTNRIDIILVDNLKRLFSNEDHLYEFSLLCEYYHVSIIETQSS is encoded by the coding sequence TTGAAACAAAGAGTTTGGATCTATTGTCGCGTTTTATCTCATTCACACTCATATCTCTTGAACTATCAAGAAGATAAATTATTCTCATTTGCCAAACAGAAAAACATGGAGATTATTGGTGTAACTAAAGAAACGAATTCTGGAAACAGTTTTCAAAGATACCCCATTATCCAACTGTTACCATATATCAAGACAAATCGTATTGATATTATTCTGGTTGACAATCTTAAACGCTTATTTTCTAATGAAGATCACTTATATGAGTTCTCACTTTTATGTGAATACTATCATGTAAGCATTATTGAAACTCAATCTTCCTAA